The DNA region AACGGTTGGGGGAGTTGGTGCCACGGCCGCTGTCGGCCACCGAACCCGACCGGCTGGCCGGGACCGTGTGCATCGGCCCGCTCAAGGAACGCAGCGCGGTGCGCGGCATCTACCTCTACTCGCCCGCCGACCGGATCAAGGACACCACGGTGGCCTACGCGGCGGCGTTCCCGGTGGGTGTGGCACCGGTCAACCCCGGCGACACCGGCCTGCTGCTCACCACCCAGGGCGTGGCGGCCTACCGGGCCGACGGCGTACCGATGGCCCCGGCCGCGCTCGGCGACCCGAAGGCCTTCACCGGGACCGGCTACATGGTGCTGAGCCTGGCCGCCGACGCCGTCGCCGCGCAGTACCGCGACGACGCCGAAGCCCGCGGCGGGCCGCTCATGCTGATCGCCGGGCCCGCGACGCCGATGCCCGGACTGGGGGCGGACTGCCAGGCGTTCGGATCCTCGGTGCTGATCCTGCCGGAGGCGTCGCTGAACGCCGTGCACATCCCGACCTCGCTGTGTACGCACGGCGAGATCAACGCCGCGCTGCTCTACGCCTCGGTGTCGGTGGTGGGCACCCATGCCGCGGTGTGGACCACCTCGTGAACGCGCCCCCCGACGCTGCCGGCCCCACCGAGTGGTTCCCGCCGGCCAACGGCGTCGGGCCGTGGCCGGGCGAACCGCCGACCGATCCCCGCTACGACCCGGACCTGCTGCGCGACGGCGACGCCCGCAACGTCGTCGACGCCTACCGGTACTGGACCCGCGAGGCGATCGTCGCCGACATCGACCGCCGGCGGCACCGGTTGCACATCGCGATCGAGAACTTCGGGCACGACGCCAACATCGGCTCGGTGGTGCGCACCGCCAACGCGTTCGCCGTACACACCGTGCACATCGTGGGGCGGCGGCGCTGGAACCGGCGCGGCGCCATGGTCACCGACCGCTACCAGCACCTGGTGCATCACGAAACCGCCACGGAACTCCTGGAATTCGCCGCGCAGCACGGGTTGACGGTGGTCGCGGTGGACAACGTGGCCGGCGCGTCCCGGCTCGAGGAGACCGCGTTGCCGGCCGACTGCCTGCTGGTGCTGGGCAGTGAAGGCCTGGGCATCAGCGAACAGGCCCGCGCCGGAGCCGACCTGACGGTGTCCATCGCCCAGTTCGGTTCCACCCGCAGCATCAACGTCGGGGTGGCCGCCGGAATCGTCATGCACGCCTGGATCACTCGGCACGCGGACCTGCGGGACGCGTGGTGACCGGGCCGTGGCCGGCAGTACGTTCCGCTCGCTGAGGGTCTACAACTTCCGGCTCTGGTGGTTCGGGGCGCTGGTCTCCAGCGTCGGCGTCTGGATGCAGCGCACCGCCCAGGACTGGCTGGTGCTGACCGACCTCACCGAACACAGCGGGACCGCCGTCGGCGTCGTCATGGGACTGCAGTTCGGTCCCCAGCTCCTGCTGTTGCCCTGGACCGGCTACGCCGCAGACCGTTTCGACCGGCGCCGGCTGCTGATGGTCACCCAGGCGGCCTCGGGCGTGCTGGCACTGATCCTCGGGTTGTTGACGGTGAGCGGACACGTGCAGCTGTGGCACGTCTACCTGCTGGCGTTGCTGTCCGGCTGTGTCAGTGCCGTGGACATGCCCGCCCGCCAGACGTTCGTCTCCGATCTGGTCGGCGACGACGACCTGTCCAATGCGGTGGCGCTGAACTCCGCATCGATGAACGCCGCGAGGATGATCGGCCCGGCCGTCGCCGGCGTGCTGATCGCGGCGGTCGGAACGGGGTGGGCGTTCCTGATCAACGCGGCATCCTTCGCCGCGGTGCTGGCCTCGCTCGGGTTTCTGCGGGTGGCGCAGCTGCATCCCAACGCCCGCGCCGGCCCGGCCCGCGGCAACCTGGCCGAGGGACTGCGCTACGTGCGGGGCCGACCCGACCTGATGGTCATGCTCTGGATGGTGCTGCTGATCGGCACCTTCGGGCTCAACTTCCCGATCTTCATCTCCACCATGTCGGTCTCGGTCTTTCACGGCGGGTCCGACCAGTACGGGGTGCTGTCCTCGGTGATGGCGGTCGGGACGCTGACCGGGGCGCTGCTGGCCGCGGGATGGGAGCGGCCGAGCCTGCGGTTGCTGCCGATCAGCGCCGCCGGGCTGGGCGCCGGTTTCGTGGTGGCCGCGCTGGCCCCCAACACCTGGGTGTTCGGCGCCGGCCTGGTGGTGATCGGGGTGGCCACCCTGACCTTCACCAATGCGACCAGCAGCCTGATGCAGCTGACCACCGAACCGGTGATGCGCGGCCGGGTGATGGCGTTGCGGCTGGCGCTGGTGGTGGGCACCACGCCGATCGGGGCGCCGCTGGTCGGCTGGATCGCCGACGCGCTGAGCCCGCGGTGGGCGCTGGGTGTCGGGGCGCTGTCCGGGTTCGCCGCGGCAGCCGTGGCGCTGGCCTACCTGATGCGGCACCGGCGCCGGTCGGCTTCGCGGTAGTCGTGGGATGCCGCGGCCCGATGCGGCAGGATCGGACGGTATGGACCTCCTCTGGGCAAACCGAGCC from Mycolicibacter sp. MU0083 includes:
- a CDS encoding TrmH family RNA methyltransferase, translating into MNAPPDAAGPTEWFPPANGVGPWPGEPPTDPRYDPDLLRDGDARNVVDAYRYWTREAIVADIDRRRHRLHIAIENFGHDANIGSVVRTANAFAVHTVHIVGRRRWNRRGAMVTDRYQHLVHHETATELLEFAAQHGLTVVAVDNVAGASRLEETALPADCLLVLGSEGLGISEQARAGADLTVSIAQFGSTRSINVGVAAGIVMHAWITRHADLRDAW
- a CDS encoding MFS transporter codes for the protein MAGSTFRSLRVYNFRLWWFGALVSSVGVWMQRTAQDWLVLTDLTEHSGTAVGVVMGLQFGPQLLLLPWTGYAADRFDRRRLLMVTQAASGVLALILGLLTVSGHVQLWHVYLLALLSGCVSAVDMPARQTFVSDLVGDDDLSNAVALNSASMNAARMIGPAVAGVLIAAVGTGWAFLINAASFAAVLASLGFLRVAQLHPNARAGPARGNLAEGLRYVRGRPDLMVMLWMVLLIGTFGLNFPIFISTMSVSVFHGGSDQYGVLSSVMAVGTLTGALLAAGWERPSLRLLPISAAGLGAGFVVAALAPNTWVFGAGLVVIGVATLTFTNATSSLMQLTTEPVMRGRVMALRLALVVGTTPIGAPLVGWIADALSPRWALGVGALSGFAAAAVALAYLMRHRRRSASR